Proteins encoded within one genomic window of Sebastes fasciatus isolate fSebFas1 chromosome 18, fSebFas1.pri, whole genome shotgun sequence:
- the slc30a2 gene encoding zinc transporter 2, with the protein MAYILHHSTTFHAHGSGYHQIDEGSQSPAAHGHSHALLGGHTNTSVRAAFIHVVGDLLQSVGVMVAAIIIYFRPEYKVADPICTFLFSVFVLCTTVTILRDVFRILMEGAPKGIEFNSVKEVLLSVKAVKSMHSLHLWALTLGQALVSVHVAIDEGADAQSVLQEATDLLHTKFGFHSITIQVELYSEDMSHCSHCQDPSD; encoded by the exons ATGGCGTACATCCTCCATCACTCCACCACCTTCCACGCCCACGGCAGCGGTTACCACCAGATCGACGAGGGCAGCCAGAGTCCCGCCGCTCACGGCCACTCCCACGCGCTCCTCGGTGGCCACACCAACACCAGCGTCCGCGCCGCCTTCATCCACGTGGTCGGAGACCTGCTGCAGAGCGTCGGCGTCATGGTGGCGGCGATCATCATCTACTTTCGG CCGGAGTATAAAGTGGCCGATCCCATCTGTACCTTCCTGTTCTCCGTCTTCGTCCTCTGCACCACCGTCACCATCCTCAGAGACGTCTTCAGGATCCTCATGGAAG GCGCTCCTAAAGGAATCGAGTTTAACTCGGTGAAGGAGGTTCTGCTGTCGGTGAAGGCCGTGAAGTCCATGCACTCTCTGCACCTCTGGGCTCTGACTCTGGGCCAGGCGCTGGTCTCTGTTCACGTTGCCATAG ATGAGGGTGCTGACGCTCAGTCGGTGCTGCAGGAAGCCACCGATCTGCTTCACACCAAGTTTGGTTTCCACAGCATCACCATCCAGGTGGAGCTCTACTCTGAAGACATGAGCCACTGCTCCCACTGCCAGGACCCCAGTGACTGA